A genomic segment from Microbulbifer elongatus encodes:
- a CDS encoding glycoside hydrolase family 3 protein, translating to MKKRILLGVISALVAGAGLSGCGEENMTAPKVGHSAGDNRESVAAWPALTPGIPQDPAIEARIDDLLERMSVEEKVGQMIQAEIKSVTPEEARAYHLGAILNGGGAFPNNDKHASVADWVALADAFYHASMDTSDGGVAIPIIWGTDAVHGHNNVIGATLFPHNIGLGATQNPELMRQIGAVTAAEVSATGIDWVFAPTLAVTRDDRWGRSYESYSEDPQIVRSYSGRLVEGLQGSPDSDALFAPKRVVSTAKHFIADGGTENGIDRGDAIMSEAELIEVHAQGYFSAIESGVQTVMASFSSWNGEKLHGHKYLLTDVLKERLGFDGFVVGDWAGHQFVNGCSNVSCPQAVNAGLDMFMAPDPSWKTLYANTVAQAKSGDISPQRLDDAVRRILRVKLRAGLFDAGAPSTRAYAADESLIGAPAHRAVARQAVRESLVLLKNNHGLLPLARNQRILVTGDGADNIGKQSGGWSITWQGTGNENADFPGATSIYAGIAEAVSGAGGVAELSVDGRYRQKPDVAIVVFGEDPYAEMQGDVSNLDYPGDADLALMQRLKAEGIPVVSLFITGRPLWVNPEINASDAFAVIWQPGTEGGGVADVILRDDKGAVNHDFKGKLTFSWPNDAQPVVRNRGENTELAQFQYGYGLDYGQSVQLAALPENSGLAVSRGDEALAVFNGRALDPWRLQVTDAGNNQTVIASSVSRLQGISVQSVDRNVQEDSRRLQWSGEGSAVAGFFANSRTDLTGYLQNQGALVFDVKVDGAPSDAVNLGVFCGQDCGAEQPITDVLKGAVPGEWRTVSVDLQCLANGGAKMDMVLSPFYVRTAGALDMTVHNVRIASQASADIHCG from the coding sequence ATGAAAAAGCGAATTTTGCTGGGGGTCATCTCCGCACTGGTAGCCGGGGCCGGGCTTAGCGGCTGCGGCGAAGAGAACATGACCGCGCCGAAAGTGGGACACAGCGCTGGCGATAACCGGGAATCCGTCGCCGCCTGGCCGGCGCTCACTCCCGGTATTCCACAAGACCCGGCGATTGAGGCGCGTATCGACGATCTTCTCGAACGGATGTCGGTGGAAGAGAAAGTGGGCCAGATGATCCAGGCGGAGATCAAGAGTGTGACTCCGGAAGAGGCCCGGGCCTACCACCTCGGCGCCATCCTGAATGGTGGTGGCGCCTTCCCCAATAACGACAAGCACGCGAGTGTGGCCGACTGGGTGGCGCTTGCGGATGCTTTCTATCACGCCTCCATGGATACCAGTGACGGCGGCGTTGCGATCCCGATCATCTGGGGTACCGACGCGGTGCACGGCCACAACAATGTGATCGGTGCGACCCTGTTTCCACACAATATCGGCCTTGGCGCCACGCAAAACCCCGAACTGATGCGTCAGATTGGCGCGGTGACCGCGGCGGAAGTCTCGGCCACCGGTATCGATTGGGTCTTCGCCCCCACACTGGCGGTCACCCGGGATGACCGCTGGGGCCGCAGCTACGAATCCTACTCGGAGGATCCACAGATCGTGCGCAGTTACAGCGGTCGGCTGGTGGAGGGGCTGCAGGGCAGCCCCGACAGTGATGCGCTGTTCGCACCCAAGCGGGTGGTGAGCACAGCCAAGCATTTTATCGCCGATGGCGGAACCGAAAACGGCATCGACCGCGGTGATGCAATCATGTCGGAAGCAGAGTTGATCGAGGTTCATGCGCAGGGTTACTTCTCTGCCATTGAATCCGGCGTTCAGACCGTCATGGCGTCGTTCAGCAGCTGGAACGGGGAAAAACTGCACGGGCACAAATACCTGCTCACCGATGTGTTGAAAGAGCGTCTCGGATTTGATGGATTCGTGGTCGGCGACTGGGCCGGCCATCAGTTTGTCAATGGCTGCTCCAATGTGAGTTGTCCCCAGGCGGTCAATGCCGGCCTGGATATGTTTATGGCCCCGGACCCCAGCTGGAAAACCCTGTACGCCAACACCGTGGCCCAGGCCAAAAGCGGAGACATTTCCCCGCAGCGTCTGGACGACGCGGTGCGGCGGATCCTGCGGGTCAAGTTGCGTGCGGGACTGTTTGACGCCGGTGCACCATCGACCCGGGCCTATGCGGCGGATGAATCCTTGATCGGCGCGCCGGCACACCGGGCTGTGGCCCGTCAGGCCGTGCGCGAGTCACTGGTGCTGCTGAAGAACAACCACGGATTGCTGCCCCTGGCGCGCAACCAGCGAATTCTGGTGACCGGAGACGGCGCCGACAATATCGGCAAACAATCCGGGGGCTGGAGTATTACCTGGCAGGGTACCGGCAACGAAAACGCCGACTTCCCCGGTGCGACCTCGATATACGCTGGCATCGCCGAGGCAGTGTCCGGTGCCGGTGGGGTTGCTGAGCTATCGGTTGATGGCCGCTATCGCCAGAAACCCGATGTGGCCATTGTGGTCTTTGGCGAAGATCCCTATGCGGAAATGCAGGGGGATGTATCGAACCTCGACTATCCGGGGGATGCGGATCTGGCGTTGATGCAGCGGCTGAAAGCCGAGGGTATCCCGGTCGTCTCCCTGTTTATTACCGGGCGTCCGTTGTGGGTAAACCCAGAGATCAATGCTTCCGATGCGTTTGCCGTGATCTGGCAACCGGGCACGGAAGGTGGCGGTGTGGCCGACGTTATTCTTCGCGATGACAAGGGCGCGGTGAACCACGATTTCAAAGGGAAGCTGACGTTCTCCTGGCCCAATGATGCGCAGCCAGTGGTGCGAAATCGCGGTGAAAATACCGAGCTGGCGCAATTCCAATACGGCTACGGCCTCGACTACGGTCAGTCCGTGCAGCTTGCTGCACTGCCGGAAAACAGTGGCCTGGCGGTATCCCGCGGCGATGAGGCCCTGGCGGTGTTTAATGGACGCGCGCTGGATCCGTGGCGTCTGCAGGTGACCGATGCCGGAAACAATCAGACGGTCATTGCCAGCAGTGTTTCCCGTTTGCAGGGCATCAGCGTGCAGTCGGTGGATCGCAATGTGCAGGAAGACAGCCGCCGTCTGCAATGGAGCGGGGAAGGGAGCGCTGTGGCCGGCTTCTTTGCCAACAGCCGTACCGACCTCACCGGTTATCTGCAGAATCAGGGTGCACTGGTATTCGATGTGAAAGTCGATGGTGCACCCAGCGATGCGGTCAATCTCGGTGTTTTCTGTGGCCAGGATTGTGGCGCGGAACAGCCGATTACCGATGTTCTGAAGGGCGCGGTACCTGGCGAATGGCGCACGGTCAGCGTCGACCTGCAGTGCCTGGCTAACGGTGGGGCGAAAATGGATATGGTACTGTCCCCCTTTTATGTGCGCACCGCCGGTGCCCTGGATATGACCGTGCACAACGTCCGTATCGCGTCCCAGGCCAGCGCGGATATTCACTGCGGATAG
- a CDS encoding glycoside hydrolase family 16 protein, protein MSRFLSRISTLAVAITVGGCGDGSSNDGDIGETIDPPAVDTRPEQCLEDPMNSGYCLVWADEFSGNAIDTEKWSHELNCTGGGNNEAQCYTDAAENSWVADDMLHIRAIREDATGPSTVDDDPNYDPDDTSGSGTYTSARLRTKNLGDWKYGRFEMRAKLPFGQGSWPAFWMLPTDSVYGGWPLSGEIDILESVNLKVGGEDRIYGTLHYGGSWPGNKHSGEAYQIPGGLNPADGFHTYAVEWEEGEIRWYVDGDHYATQTSAGWYTTADLENPLAPFDQRFHLILNLAVGGDWPSNVNDTGIDEAAFPQEYVVDYVRVYQCTENVETGKGCASSDGDFVHNPGLEPPQAPDSEGDELVIFDGEAKPPYAWYTWTAHGDINYTIEDIGGDYGQVAQITYNTNQGIGFYQSDSAYDLSDYTYVEFDLRVLNEPADTGAAGLTFRADCGHPCSSGDYPLDMPAPDQWTHFQIPVLDLVEAGLNAGSVNTPFVISPTWDNQMGAILQVDNITWTR, encoded by the coding sequence ATGTCGAGATTTCTGAGTCGTATTTCCACCCTCGCCGTTGCGATAACGGTTGGTGGGTGTGGAGACGGCAGTTCAAACGATGGTGACATCGGGGAAACAATTGACCCGCCGGCAGTGGATACCCGCCCCGAGCAGTGTCTGGAAGACCCGATGAACTCCGGCTATTGCCTGGTGTGGGCCGACGAATTTTCTGGCAATGCCATTGACACTGAAAAATGGTCCCACGAACTAAATTGCACCGGCGGCGGAAATAATGAGGCTCAGTGCTATACCGATGCTGCGGAAAATTCCTGGGTGGCGGACGACATGCTGCATATTCGCGCGATCCGCGAAGATGCCACGGGTCCTTCCACGGTCGATGACGATCCGAATTACGACCCGGACGACACGTCCGGTAGCGGCACCTACACCTCCGCCCGGCTGCGTACCAAGAACCTGGGCGACTGGAAATACGGCCGTTTTGAAATGCGCGCGAAGTTGCCCTTCGGCCAGGGCAGCTGGCCTGCCTTCTGGATGCTGCCCACCGACTCGGTGTATGGCGGCTGGCCACTGTCTGGCGAAATCGACATTCTCGAGTCGGTCAATCTGAAAGTGGGCGGTGAGGACCGGATCTATGGGACCCTGCATTACGGTGGTAGCTGGCCCGGTAACAAGCACTCCGGCGAGGCGTATCAGATCCCCGGTGGTCTCAATCCCGCCGATGGCTTCCACACCTATGCGGTAGAGTGGGAAGAGGGAGAGATCCGCTGGTATGTCGATGGCGACCACTATGCTACCCAGACCAGCGCCGGCTGGTATACCACTGCGGATCTGGAAAACCCGTTGGCCCCCTTTGATCAGCGATTCCACCTGATCCTGAATCTTGCAGTGGGAGGCGACTGGCCTTCCAATGTGAACGATACCGGCATCGACGAAGCGGCGTTCCCGCAGGAGTATGTGGTTGATTACGTGCGGGTATACCAGTGCACGGAAAATGTTGAGACCGGCAAGGGGTGTGCCAGCAGTGATGGCGACTTTGTCCACAATCCCGGTCTGGAGCCGCCGCAAGCGCCCGACAGTGAAGGCGACGAGCTGGTGATTTTTGACGGTGAGGCGAAACCCCCATACGCCTGGTATACCTGGACCGCCCACGGGGATATCAACTACACCATCGAAGACATTGGCGGCGACTATGGTCAGGTCGCCCAGATCACCTACAACACCAATCAGGGGATTGGTTTCTATCAGTCCGACAGCGCTTACGACCTGAGCGATTACACCTATGTGGAGTTTGACCTGCGGGTGCTCAACGAGCCAGCGGACACCGGCGCTGCCGGATTGACCTTCCGGGCGGATTGCGGCCATCCCTGCTCCTCCGGCGACTACCCTCTGGATATGCCCGCACCGGATCAGTGGACGCATTTCCAGATACCGGTGCTGGATCTGGTGGAAGCTGGCCTCAATGCCGGCAGTGTCAACACGCCCTTTGTCATCTCGCCCACCTGGGACAACCAGATGGGGGCTATCCTCCAGGTCGACAATATTACCTGGACCCGCTAG
- the glk gene encoding glucokinase gives MTRIVADIGGTNARFAIAHPHQGGYRLEAIHVVNCAKFDDFYTAMGQWLEGLEQARPSEACVAVAGPVEKTPEGGRVTMTNLGWDIRAEELCKRFELDRALVVNDFAALALSLPRLQGEDKWALRDVPSEANGCMAVLGPGTGLGVAAIIHEAGAYRVVPGEGGHANLSAGSERELELLQILARQQMPVYNEYVLSGGGLVNLYRAVAALHGRPAEDFTPPDVSSRGLDGSDPLCRETLIDFLNFLGSAAGDAALYYVARGGIFLGGGVLPRIEALLPESQFEQRFTNKGRLSDWLNGVRVEVLKAGYPALIGAAAWLER, from the coding sequence ATGACCAGAATTGTTGCGGACATCGGCGGCACCAATGCCCGCTTCGCCATTGCCCATCCGCACCAGGGCGGCTATCGGCTGGAAGCCATTCACGTGGTGAACTGCGCCAAATTTGACGACTTCTATACCGCCATGGGGCAGTGGCTGGAAGGCCTGGAACAGGCGCGCCCCAGCGAAGCCTGTGTCGCCGTGGCCGGGCCGGTAGAAAAGACCCCCGAGGGTGGCCGTGTCACCATGACCAACCTCGGCTGGGATATTCGCGCTGAAGAGCTGTGCAAGCGCTTCGAGCTGGACCGCGCTCTGGTGGTCAATGACTTCGCCGCTCTGGCGCTCTCCTTGCCGCGGTTGCAGGGCGAAGACAAGTGGGCCCTGCGGGATGTGCCCTCGGAAGCGAATGGCTGCATGGCGGTGCTCGGCCCCGGCACCGGTCTCGGGGTGGCCGCCATCATCCACGAAGCGGGTGCTTACCGGGTGGTGCCAGGAGAGGGCGGCCACGCCAATCTCTCCGCGGGCAGTGAGCGCGAGCTGGAGCTGCTGCAGATCCTCGCGCGTCAACAGATGCCGGTGTACAACGAGTATGTACTGAGCGGTGGCGGGCTGGTCAATCTGTACCGGGCGGTAGCGGCCCTGCACGGCCGCCCGGCGGAAGACTTCACTCCGCCGGATGTGAGCAGCCGCGGTCTGGACGGCTCCGATCCCCTGTGTCGGGAAACCCTGATCGACTTCCTCAACTTCCTCGGCAGCGCCGCCGGCGACGCGGCCCTCTATTATGTGGCTCGCGGCGGCATCTTTCTGGGCGGCGGTGTGCTTCCGCGCATTGAAGCTCTGCTGCCGGAAAGCCAGTTCGAGCAGCGCTTTACCAATAAGGGGCGCCTGAGCGACTGGCTGAACGGTGTGCGGGTGGAAGTGCTGAAAGCGGGCTATCCGGCGCTGATCGGCGCCGCCGCCTGGCTGGAGCGCTGA
- a CDS encoding TonB-dependent receptor: MMSLTNKRFRPALLSAAIAASVTSVGVFAQEDASTSLEEITVTGFRKSLQDSIGTKRDAKGVVEAISAEDIGKLPDSSIAESLSRLPGLAAQRLDGRASKVSIRGFGENESATTFNGREQVSIGDNRGVEFDLYPSEIMAGVTVYKTPQASLEAEGIAGVIDMQTVKPLERGERTIQFNAQMEQTSFGKLNPDGEDQGQRATFSYIDQFADDTVGVAFAFNTMSSPSQEERWNSWGYPEFEVDGENYSILGGAKPFVRSSVLDRDSAMLVVELQPNEKLHTTFDALYVDFEDERILRGIEIPFAWGQGSLSADFADADPASGFLTSASTDGQRVVVRNDLESRKAEMNSFGVNTKYDFTDTLQLEFDASHSKVEREIWSFESYSGTGRGDSEGVADNLSYTFRPGNTGAQFTHELDYSDFDLIQLGGPLTWGWSAALNDKYNLAGTDYENAAQDGFLNTPEIDDELTQLKLAATQLVELGPVNEISYGVSYRDREKVKRSEGYYMTLANFDGTTENSTLIVPEEYRLGSASLDFIGMGDMIAYDAAAMLRDGYYDLTDESLTGIQHLTKSYSVAETVTSAFAQANFESEVAGLVLTGNLGARYVYTEQQSEGFGGQVIDGLVVAEATDLSHDYGHFLPSMNLALELTESQTLRFGAAKTISRARMDQMNASVEVSYNQTPDANGNNWSISGGNPLLEPKEAVGVDLSYENYFSEEGYFSVAVFWKDLKQWHFDGNYEVDFSGVADPATGEIPENSTATAYGMINGGGGTLQGYELAATLPFNLFHESLDGFGLLASHTGLSSDVEDPNGNEYELPGLSDSIQTMTAYYDNRGLSARVSMRKRDDFKGEVFGVGFDSVQVDVMGETIVDAQIGYDFSESNISGLDGLSVFLQGQNLTDEPFTTLSGDNALQVRDYQSYGKTYLLGFSYEL, encoded by the coding sequence ATGATGAGTCTGACTAACAAACGTTTCCGGCCGGCACTGCTGTCTGCAGCCATTGCCGCGTCCGTGACATCCGTAGGCGTATTTGCCCAGGAAGATGCCAGCACCAGCCTGGAAGAAATTACCGTTACCGGTTTCCGCAAGAGTCTGCAGGATTCCATCGGCACCAAGCGCGATGCCAAGGGCGTAGTCGAAGCAATCTCTGCAGAAGATATCGGCAAGTTGCCGGATTCCTCAATCGCCGAGTCTCTTTCCCGTCTGCCGGGCCTGGCGGCCCAGCGCCTGGATGGCCGTGCCAGTAAGGTATCTATCCGCGGATTTGGTGAAAACGAAAGCGCCACTACCTTTAATGGCCGCGAGCAGGTGTCCATTGGTGATAACCGCGGTGTAGAGTTTGACCTCTACCCCTCTGAAATCATGGCCGGTGTAACCGTCTACAAGACACCGCAGGCGAGCCTGGAAGCTGAAGGCATTGCCGGTGTCATCGACATGCAGACCGTCAAGCCTCTGGAGCGTGGTGAGCGCACCATTCAGTTCAATGCGCAAATGGAGCAGACCAGCTTCGGCAAGCTGAACCCGGACGGCGAAGACCAGGGCCAGCGCGCAACCTTCTCCTATATCGATCAGTTCGCCGATGACACTGTCGGTGTGGCGTTTGCCTTCAACACCATGAGCTCTCCGAGCCAGGAAGAGCGCTGGAACTCCTGGGGCTACCCTGAATTTGAAGTGGATGGTGAGAACTATTCCATCCTCGGCGGTGCCAAGCCTTTTGTGCGTTCCTCGGTCCTGGATCGTGACAGCGCCATGCTGGTGGTTGAGCTGCAGCCGAACGAAAAACTGCACACTACCTTCGATGCGCTCTACGTAGATTTCGAAGATGAACGCATCCTGCGCGGTATCGAAATTCCCTTCGCCTGGGGGCAGGGCAGCCTGTCCGCCGACTTTGCCGATGCGGATCCCGCCTCTGGCTTCCTGACCAGCGCCAGCACTGATGGCCAACGCGTGGTCGTGCGGAATGACCTGGAGTCCCGCAAGGCGGAAATGAATTCTTTTGGTGTCAACACCAAGTACGATTTCACCGATACACTCCAGCTGGAATTCGACGCGAGCCACTCCAAAGTAGAGCGTGAGATCTGGAGCTTCGAAAGCTACTCCGGTACCGGCCGTGGCGACAGTGAAGGTGTCGCGGATAACCTGAGCTACACATTCCGCCCGGGTAACACCGGTGCCCAGTTTACCCACGAGCTGGATTACAGCGACTTTGACCTGATTCAGCTGGGTGGCCCACTGACCTGGGGTTGGAGTGCTGCCCTGAACGACAAGTACAATCTGGCGGGTACTGATTACGAAAACGCTGCTCAGGATGGCTTCCTCAATACACCGGAGATCGACGACGAGCTGACCCAGCTGAAACTGGCTGCAACTCAGCTGGTTGAACTGGGCCCGGTAAACGAGATTTCCTACGGTGTGTCCTACCGCGACCGCGAGAAGGTGAAGCGCTCCGAGGGTTACTACATGACCCTGGCAAACTTCGATGGCACCACTGAAAACAGCACTCTGATTGTGCCGGAAGAGTACCGTCTGGGCAGTGCGTCTCTCGACTTCATCGGAATGGGTGACATGATCGCCTACGACGCGGCGGCGATGCTGCGCGATGGTTACTACGACCTGACCGACGAATCCCTTACCGGCATCCAGCATCTGACCAAGTCGTACAGCGTTGCTGAAACGGTAACCTCTGCATTTGCTCAGGCGAACTTCGAAAGTGAAGTGGCTGGCCTGGTGCTGACGGGTAATCTGGGTGCGCGCTACGTTTATACCGAGCAGCAGTCTGAAGGTTTCGGTGGCCAGGTGATCGATGGCCTGGTGGTTGCGGAAGCCACAGATCTGAGCCACGACTACGGACATTTCCTGCCGAGCATGAACCTGGCGCTTGAGCTGACCGAATCCCAGACTCTGCGCTTTGGTGCCGCCAAGACCATCTCCCGTGCCCGCATGGACCAGATGAACGCCTCTGTGGAAGTGAGCTACAACCAGACCCCGGATGCCAATGGCAACAACTGGAGTATCAGCGGTGGTAACCCGCTGCTGGAGCCGAAGGAAGCGGTGGGTGTCGACCTGTCCTACGAGAACTACTTCAGTGAAGAGGGTTACTTCTCTGTTGCCGTGTTCTGGAAAGACCTGAAGCAATGGCACTTCGATGGTAACTACGAAGTTGATTTCTCGGGTGTTGCGGATCCGGCCACTGGTGAAATCCCCGAAAACTCCACCGCGACGGCCTACGGCATGATCAATGGCGGCGGAGGCACTCTGCAGGGCTACGAGCTGGCAGCGACTCTGCCGTTCAACCTGTTCCACGAAAGCCTGGATGGATTTGGTCTGCTGGCAAGTCACACTGGCCTGTCTTCCGACGTTGAAGACCCCAATGGCAACGAGTATGAGCTGCCGGGCCTCTCGGACAGCATCCAGACCATGACGGCGTATTACGACAACCGTGGTCTGTCCGCGCGTGTCAGCATGCGTAAGCGCGATGACTTCAAAGGCGAAGTGTTCGGTGTCGGTTTCGACAGCGTACAAGTGGACGTAATGGGTGAAACCATTGTCGATGCGCAAATCGGCTATGATTTCTCCGAGTCCAACATCAGCGGCCTCGACGGTCTGTCTGTATTCCTGCAGGGTCAGAACCTGACGGACGAGCCTTTCACCACATTGAGCGGTGACAACGCCCTCCAGGTTCGTGACTACCAGAGCTATGGTAAGACCTACCTGCTGGGCTTCAGCTACGAGCTGTAA
- a CDS encoding helix-turn-helix domain-containing protein has protein sequence MKQYIFNIHDVVLLMTAAECLLLAVFQSILPTRARHDGRLLTAFLLIIAVASGCTLLLWNDQFTLAPWFEQTALPYLLFATLLLKGPAIYLYVCSLTRQKLSFTPNMAIHLLPTLLVLLCIALFGISSSDLRNAHNLEQALPASFIELIWDLASLVPFAYAVAALLQLRRYRHALKDEYSHISEVELHWLSALVWGVCIAWAWTMVVHVVAKFSSEVVADYMGIADNYLSFILINAFFAYSLTYAHQLLVTQPTEETPEVNAEEEPSEPAIEKVRNAMEQDKIFLKKNLNLEQFSDRIDLPPKEVSAVINKHFGTNFFEFVNRYRVETAKALLANPDKADMTVLDVLLESGFNSKSAFHRFFSRLVGMSPTEFRKQALAAQAPPPPP, from the coding sequence ATGAAACAATACATCTTCAATATCCACGACGTGGTCCTGTTGATGACGGCGGCCGAGTGCCTGCTGCTTGCGGTATTCCAGTCAATCCTGCCCACCCGCGCCCGCCACGATGGCCGTTTGCTGACAGCGTTTCTGCTGATCATTGCCGTTGCATCCGGCTGTACCCTGCTGCTGTGGAATGATCAGTTCACTCTTGCTCCCTGGTTCGAGCAAACGGCACTGCCGTACCTGCTGTTTGCAACGCTCTTGCTGAAGGGGCCTGCGATTTACCTGTATGTCTGCTCGCTGACCCGGCAGAAGCTGAGTTTTACACCGAACATGGCGATACACCTGCTGCCGACACTGCTGGTGCTGCTGTGTATTGCGCTGTTCGGTATATCCAGCAGTGACCTGCGCAATGCCCACAACCTAGAGCAGGCACTCCCCGCCTCTTTTATTGAACTGATCTGGGATCTGGCTTCGCTGGTGCCCTTTGCCTATGCAGTTGCGGCATTGCTGCAGCTGCGCCGCTACCGCCACGCCTTGAAAGACGAGTATTCGCATATCTCCGAAGTGGAGCTGCACTGGCTGTCGGCACTGGTATGGGGCGTATGCATCGCCTGGGCCTGGACCATGGTGGTGCACGTCGTGGCCAAATTCTCCAGCGAAGTGGTGGCGGACTATATGGGTATTGCCGACAACTATCTGTCGTTCATCCTGATCAACGCGTTTTTTGCCTATAGCCTGACGTACGCGCACCAGCTACTGGTTACCCAGCCCACAGAGGAAACGCCCGAGGTGAATGCGGAGGAGGAGCCCTCCGAGCCGGCCATAGAGAAGGTCCGCAATGCCATGGAGCAGGATAAGATTTTTCTCAAAAAAAACCTGAACCTGGAACAGTTTTCCGACCGGATCGACCTGCCCCCCAAAGAGGTTTCCGCGGTCATCAACAAGCATTTCGGAACCAATTTCTTTGAATTCGTGAACCGCTACCGGGTAGAAACCGCCAAGGCGCTGCTGGCCAACCCGGACAAGGCCGATATGACGGTACTGGATGTGCTGCTGGAATCCGGCTTCAACAGCAAGTCGGCATTTCACCGGTTTTTCAGTCGGTTGGTGGGCATGTCCCCCACCGAGTTCCGGAAACAGGCGCTTGCCGCTCAGGCACCCCCACCGCCTCCCTGA
- a CDS encoding tryptophan halogenase family protein has product MNQKIIKKLVILGGGSAGWMTAALVARSMRGTLDVVLVESDQIGTVGVGEATIPPIQNFNRALGLDEQAFLQETNGTIKLGIQFEGWSRPGASYMHAFGGIGKDFPFCDFYNYWLRARARGDTSSFWDYSLNYQAALCNRFAPLAAIPNTNLAGISYAYHFDAALYAQFLRRYCESNGVQRVQGKVCDVLRNSDSGFVETLRMENGGEVNGDLFIDCSGFAALLIEKTLGVEYEHWGQWLPCDRAMAVPSESEEQIAPYTRSIAHACGWQWQIPLQHRTGNGLVFSSGHWSDEQARERLLSNLPGTPLAEPKVIPFKTGYRREQWCKNVVSLGLASGFLEPLESTSLHLVQSAATRLIKCFPHHGIRGQEVSEFNRQSRVEMERIRDFIILHYKANQRRDSDFWRHCEAMTVPHTLQEKMELFRATGKVFRDYDDLFTEVAWQQVMIGQGILPEDYHPVADALSDTQMDDLMQSLKTLIQGTVRQLPSHEQFLAGIQGVAQ; this is encoded by the coding sequence GTGAATCAGAAAATAATAAAAAAGCTGGTTATCCTCGGTGGCGGTTCCGCCGGCTGGATGACGGCAGCGCTGGTGGCTCGCAGTATGCGCGGCACTTTGGATGTTGTCCTGGTGGAGTCCGATCAGATCGGCACTGTTGGTGTCGGCGAAGCGACTATCCCTCCGATACAGAATTTCAATCGCGCTCTGGGCCTGGATGAGCAGGCGTTTTTGCAAGAGACCAATGGCACGATCAAACTGGGCATTCAGTTTGAGGGCTGGTCGCGACCAGGGGCGAGTTACATGCACGCCTTTGGTGGAATCGGAAAAGATTTTCCATTTTGTGATTTCTACAATTACTGGCTCCGCGCGCGCGCTCGGGGCGATACCTCTTCATTTTGGGACTATTCGTTGAACTATCAGGCGGCGCTGTGTAATCGATTTGCGCCGCTGGCAGCGATACCGAATACCAATCTCGCCGGAATCTCCTACGCATACCATTTTGACGCGGCGCTGTACGCACAATTTCTCCGCCGCTACTGCGAGAGTAATGGCGTGCAACGTGTACAGGGCAAAGTCTGTGACGTATTAAGAAACAGTGACAGCGGTTTTGTTGAGACACTGAGGATGGAAAATGGTGGCGAGGTAAATGGTGATCTGTTTATCGACTGCTCCGGGTTTGCTGCTCTGCTGATAGAAAAGACCCTTGGTGTGGAATATGAGCATTGGGGGCAATGGCTGCCCTGTGATCGCGCCATGGCGGTGCCGAGTGAGTCGGAAGAGCAGATCGCACCCTATACCCGTTCCATTGCCCACGCCTGTGGCTGGCAGTGGCAGATACCGTTGCAGCATCGCACTGGGAATGGATTGGTGTTTTCCAGTGGTCACTGGAGTGATGAGCAGGCGCGGGAACGATTGCTGAGCAACTTGCCGGGGACGCCGCTGGCGGAACCCAAAGTCATTCCATTCAAAACGGGATACCGGCGTGAGCAGTGGTGCAAGAATGTGGTGAGTCTTGGGCTGGCCAGCGGTTTCCTTGAACCCTTGGAGAGCACCTCCCTTCATCTCGTGCAGTCCGCTGCCACTCGGTTGATCAAGTGTTTCCCTCACCACGGTATCCGAGGGCAAGAGGTGTCTGAATTTAATCGGCAATCCCGTGTCGAAATGGAGCGGATCAGAGACTTCATTATCCTGCACTACAAGGCGAATCAACGTCGGGACAGTGATTTCTGGCGTCATTGCGAAGCGATGACGGTGCCCCATACGCTGCAGGAAAAAATGGAATTATTCCGCGCGACCGGAAAAGTGTTCCGGGATTACGATGATCTTTTCACGGAGGTGGCCTGGCAGCAGGTGATGATCGGGCAGGGGATTCTGCCGGAGGATTATCACCCGGTCGCGGATGCTTTGAGTGATACACAGATGGATGACTTGATGCAAAGCCTGAAAACCCTCATTCAGGGAACGGTCAGGCAGCTGCCGTCCCATGAGCAATTTCTTGCGGGTATCCAGGGCGTTGCTCAATAG